The sequence below is a genomic window from Deltaproteobacteria bacterium.
GCAATGTTGCGGAGTCGTCATGGGCCGCCCTCCTTCCTGGGTGATTGTTGTTTTGCTTCCAGGCTCTCCAGGTCAAGTAGGCTTCAAATCACCTTGCCGCCTTCTCTTCCCCGGGAAGCCAAGGCCCTGGCGGGCCGTGCCCGAAAGCTTAACCTTTCATCTTATTGGCTATCTCACGGCCGTAGTCTTGGGCCATCCGTGTTCCACCCTGTAGCGAGGCCGATTTCAATCTCAAAGGTGCACCGACCATGTTCATCCCGTATATATTTTTCATGGTATCAAAAATGCGGTCCGGGGCCTCCCCGCTCCAGCCAAAGGCACCGAAGGCACCGCCGATCTTTCCCTCAAGATCGGCTTTTTCGGCGAGGAAGAGCATGGTTTTCATGGGCTGCATCATTTCACCGTGGTAAGTGGCCGAGCCGAAGACATAGGCGTCGTACCCCAGGAGATCCTCCTTGTCTTTGATGTCCTGGACGTTCACCACTTCTGCCTCCCCGCCCTCGAACCGGATCCCCTCCGCGATAAGGTTCGCGATGCTCTCCGTATCACCGGACCGCGTGCTGTAGACTAAAAGGGCCTTTCCCATTTGCTTCTCTCCCGGCATAAACCCTTTGGACGGATGTTATTCTCCATCTGTCTCTTCTTCTAGTCGCCCCTTGTGTTTGGTTCCGCATAGAGGACAAAGCACATCGATCTCCTTCTCGTCCCCGATGAATTTCTCCCTGAGTATTTCAGGACTCAGGTGACTGACGGTTCCGCATGCACACTGGGGGCATTCGGCCCTCACACGGTATTTCTTCTCGGACATCTTGAATCCCTCCTGATCCGTGACTCCTGGTCGAAGTCTCTTTCTTGATCGGGATCACCCCCGGTCCGGCCGCAATCAGGGATATATTATCAAATATCTACGATTCAACCCGCGGGCGACGATCATGCCTTCCAGAGGCCGTGAAGGTTGCAGTACTCACGGGCCGTCACCTGGGCTGCATCGATCCTGAAGAAGGCCTCAGGCTTGTCCCCGGGATTGAGAAATTGCCTGTAAGCCTTGCCGTCGGCGATAAGCTCGATCCACTCGATGTAGTGCTTTTCCTCCATTGGATGGGCAACGCCGCCCACCTTGACCAGAAAACCATCGGAGGTCTTCTCTACCACAGGAACATGTTTCTCCCTGGCGGCATCCACCGTGTTCTCAACGAAGAGTTTCATGGGTTCACCGCAGCAAACCAGTTCTCCCTTACCACCATGCAAGACTTCGACAATGTTTCCGCACTTTTCACACTTGTAAATCTGGAGTTTCTCGGCCATTTTCAGTCCTCCTTCCATCTCATTTGTGTTTTTCGTTCCGCCCCCCGGCAAAATGAGAAGGAAACCAGGGGATGTGCAAGGAGATCAGCCCTACCAGTTCTCCCCCAGCAACTCGAAATGGGCCTGTGGATGAGCGCAGGCAGGGCAGGTCTCCGGGGCCTCAGTGCCCTTGTGGAGATACCCGCAGTTCCTGCACCGCCAGACCACTTCTGAATCCCGTTTGAAGACTCGGCCGTTTTGAATGTTGGCTGCGAGTTCCCTGTACCTTTTCTCGTGCTGTTTTTCGGCCACGGCAATAGCCCTGAATACCCCTGCGATTTCGGTGAATCCCTCACTTTCGGCCGTATCGGCAAAGGACGGGTACATCTCCGTATACTCGTAGTGTTCACCTTGTGCGGCGGCCAGCAGATTTTCCACAGTGGTGCCGATGACACCCGCAGGAAAACTCGCCTTCACCTCCACTTCACCGCCTTCCAGGAATTTGAAAAGCCGCTTGGCGTGTTCCCGTTCCTGGTTGGCCGTCTCTTCGAAGATGTCGGCGATCTGCACATAACCGTCTTTTCTGGCCTGGCTCGCGAAGTATGTGTATCGGTTCCGGGCCTGGGATTCACCCGCAAAGGCGGTAAGCAGATTTTTTTCCGTTTGGCTTCCCTTGAGTTCCGGCATGGTCTTTTTCCTCCATCCTTTTGATTTTTTTCTAATCTTCGTCTTCCCGTACTCTGCAATCCTTGCAAAGTCCCAGGAATTCGAGTTTGTGTCCGAAGATTCCGTACCGAGTCAGTTTCCCCACAACCTTCTCGAGAAGATCCAAGGTGCTTCTAACCGGTTCAACCGGGGTGTCATCCACTTTTCCGCAACGAACGCATATGGTGTGATAATGTTGGGACGTATTTCCGTCATAGCGCATCAATGTGCGGCCCGGTTCCAGCTTCTTGATAAGCCCGCTGCCGGCCAGCATGTCCAGGTTCCGGTACACGGTGCCCAAGCTGATTCGAGGCAGCCGCCTCTTCACCCTTTCATATATTTCGTCGGCTGTAGGGTGATCGCAACTTTTCCGGACCTCCTCCAGGATTACCCGGCGTTGATCCGTCATCCGATATTTTTTGTCAGTGCCCATAGATTCCAGGATGCGTTATTAGGAATAATTACTATTATCCATACATGAAAAAGCCCTATCAAGGATTAAATCGAAAAAGTCATAAGGGAGGAGACCCGTTCCGGCGGGTTCAGCTTCCCTCCTCCGCAACCGAACCGGGTCCTGCAAGGGGACGAAACATCTTTCTCCCTGCCCCGCATACCGGACATTTCCAGTCCTCGGGCAGGTCCTCGAAGCGGGTCCCTTTCGGGATCTTTCCCTTCCTGTCCCCCCTGTCCGGGTCATAGATGTAACCGCAATTTATTGTCTGGCATTGCCACATATCTTCAGGCTGGGCCATGATTTCACCATTGTTCCTTTTGAATCCAAGGGGATCTCCCCGGTCCGTGATTATCGGCAGAACCTTCTTTCCCCGGCCTCATCTCAATATGGTTTGAAAAAGGCCTTGGGTGTGGCCCCACAAACAGGACACTTCTCCGGGGGCTCTTTTTCGCAAGTATACCCGCAAACTGAGCAGACGTAATAATCCACCTCCTCAAGATCCTCTATATGGTCCAAAGCCTTCTGGTACAAGTCCGCATGAACCTTTTCAACGGCATTGGCATATGTGAAGCTTCGCTCAGCGATCCTGTTCCCTTCTTCCTTGGCATCCTCTATCATCTGGGGGTACATCTTGGTGAATTCATGGGTTTCCCCGGCAATGGCCTCCTTGAGATTCTCCCGGGTATTATGGACCCCCTTTAAGGCCCGGAGATGGGAGTGGGCATGAACGGTTTCCGCCGCAGCGGCCGCCTTGAATAATTTTGCCACCTGCAGCTTTCCCTCCTTTTCAGCCTGATCGGCGAAGGCGAGGTATCGACGGTTGGCCTGAGATTCTCCTGCAAATGCCTCTTTCAGATTCTGCTCTGTTTTGCTCATCGAATGACTCCTTCCATAAGTTTAGGTTTTTGTTTTCGTGAAAGGGGCGCTCCGGAGACCCTGCACACACGGAGAATCGAATCCGTGGAATGATCTCCGGCAAATTGCAATGTCTCATAGGGTAATACTCGGGACCTTAAGGTGAAATGGGGTAAACAGCGTATTTCGCGCAGGAAAAGACCGGATTTACGGGGCCCATAACAATATGACCTTCCCCCGGGTTCGGCATGGGGGGATCGGAAAACCCGTCCGGCGGGAAAGGAGAAGAAGAAGTCCGGGTGGCCCGGAAAGAAAAGTGGCCGGTCGGA
It includes:
- a CDS encoding FprA family A-type flavoprotein; translation: MGKALLVYSTRSGDTESIANLIAEGIRFEGGEAEVVNVQDIKDKEDLLGYDAYVFGSATYHGEMMQPMKTMLFLAEKADLEGKIGGAFGAFGWSGEAPDRIFDTMKNIYGMNMVGAPLRLKSASLQGGTRMAQDYGREIANKMKG
- a CDS encoding desulfoferrodoxin → MAEKLQIYKCEKCGNIVEVLHGGKGELVCCGEPMKLFVENTVDAAREKHVPVVEKTSDGFLVKVGGVAHPMEEKHYIEWIELIADGKAYRQFLNPGDKPEAFFRIDAAQVTAREYCNLHGLWKA
- a CDS encoding rubrerythrin family protein encodes the protein MPELKGSQTEKNLLTAFAGESQARNRYTYFASQARKDGYVQIADIFEETANQEREHAKRLFKFLEGGEVEVKASFPAGVIGTTVENLLAAAQGEHYEYTEMYPSFADTAESEGFTEIAGVFRAIAVAEKQHEKRYRELAANIQNGRVFKRDSEVVWRCRNCGYLHKGTEAPETCPACAHPQAHFELLGENW
- a CDS encoding transcriptional repressor, with protein sequence MGTDKKYRMTDQRRVILEEVRKSCDHPTADEIYERVKRRLPRISLGTVYRNLDMLAGSGLIKKLEPGRTLMRYDGNTSQHYHTICVRCGKVDDTPVEPVRSTLDLLEKVVGKLTRYGIFGHKLEFLGLCKDCRVREDED
- a CDS encoding rubredoxin, which translates into the protein MAQPEDMWQCQTINCGYIYDPDRGDRKGKIPKGTRFEDLPEDWKCPVCGAGRKMFRPLAGPGSVAEEGS
- a CDS encoding rubrerythrin family protein, whose protein sequence is MSKTEQNLKEAFAGESQANRRYLAFADQAEKEGKLQVAKLFKAAAAAETVHAHSHLRALKGVHNTRENLKEAIAGETHEFTKMYPQMIEDAKEEGNRIAERSFTYANAVEKVHADLYQKALDHIEDLEEVDYYVCSVCGYTCEKEPPEKCPVCGATPKAFFKPY